A window of Symphalangus syndactylus isolate Jambi chromosome 24, NHGRI_mSymSyn1-v2.1_pri, whole genome shotgun sequence contains these coding sequences:
- the PTK6 gene encoding protein-tyrosine kinase 6 isoform X2 gives MVSRDQAHLGPKYVGLWDFKARTDEELSFRAGDVFHVARKEEQWWWATLLDETGGAVAQGYVPHNYLAERETVESEPWFFGCISRSEAVHRLQAEGNAAGAFLIRVSEKPSANYVLSVRDTQAVRHYKIWRRAGGRLHLNEAVSFLSLPELVNYHRVQSLSHGLRLAAPCRKHEPEPLPHWDDWERPREEFTLCRKLGSGYFGEVFEGLWKDRVQVAIKVISRDNLLHQQTLQLEIQAMKKLRHKHILALYAVVSVGDPVYIITELMAKGSLLELLRDSDEKVLPVSELLDIAWQVAEGMCYLESQNYIHRDLAARNILVGENTLCKVGDFGLARLIKEEVYLSQDHNVPYKWTAPEALSRGHYSTKSDVWSFGILLHEIFSRGQVPYPGMSNHEAFLRVDAGYRMPCPLECPPSMHKLMLTCWYRDPEQRPCFKALRERLSSFTSYENPI, from the exons ATGGTGTCCCGGGACCAGGCTCACCTGGGCCCCAAGTATGTGGGCCTCTGGGACTTCAAGGCCCGGACGGACGAGGAGCTGAGCTTCCGAGCGGGGGATGTCTTCCACGTGGCCAGGAAGGAGGAGCAGTGGTGGTGGGCCACACTGCTGGACGAGACGGGCGGGGCCGTGGCCCAGGGCTATGTGCCCCACAACTACCTGGCTGAGAGGGAGACGGTGGAGTCGGAACC GTGGTTCTTTGGCTGCATCTCCCGCTCAGAAGCTGTGCATCGGCTGCAGGCCGAGGGCAACGCCGCGGGCGCCTTCCTGATCAGGGTCAGCGAGAAGCCGAGCGCCAACTACGTCCTGTCAG TGCGGGACACGCAGGCTGTGCGGCACTACAAGATCTGGCGGCGTGCCGGGGGCCGGCTGCACCTGAACGAGGCGGTGTCCTTCCTCAGCCTGCCCGAGCTTGTGAACTACCACAGGGTCCAGAGCCTGTCCCACGGCCTGCGGCTGGCCGCGCCCTGCCGGAAG CACGAGCCTGAGCCCCTGCCCCATTGGGATGACTGggagaggccaagggaggagttCACGCTCTGCAGGAAGCTGGGGTCTGGCTACTTCGGGGAGGTCTTCGAAGGCCTCTGGAAAGACCGGGTCCAGGTGGCTATTAAGGTGATTTCTCGAG ACAACCTCCTGCACCAGCAGACGCTGCAGTTGGAGATCCAGGCCATGAAGAAGCTGCGGCACAAACACATCCTGGCGCTGTACGCCGTGGTGTCCGTGGGGGACCCCGTGTACATCATCACGGAGCTCATGGCCAAGGGCAGCCTGCTGGAGCTGCTCCGCG ACTCTGATGAGAAAGTCCTGCCCGTTTCGGAGCTGCTGGACATCGCCTGGCAGGTGGCTGAGGGCATGTGTTACCTGGAGTCCCAGAATTACATCCACCGGGACCTGGCTGCCAGGAACATCCTCGTCGGGGAAAACACCCTCTGCAAAGTTGGGGACTTCGGGTTGGCCAGGCTTATCAAG GAGGAAGTCTACCTCTCCCAGGACCACAATGTCCCCTACAAGTGGACGGCCCCCGAGGCGCTCTCCCGAGGCCATTACTCCACCAAATCCGACGTCTGGTCCTTTGGGATTCTCCTGCATGAGATTTTCAGCAGGGGTCAGGTGCCCTACCCAG GCATGTCCAACCACGAGGCCTTCCTGAGGGTGGACGCCGGCTACCGCATGCCCTGCCCTCTGGAGTGCCCGCCCAGCATGCACAAGCTGATGCTGACATGCTGGTACAGGGACCCCGAGCAGAGACCCTGCTTCAAGGCCCTGCGGGAGAGGCTCTCCAGCTTCACCAGCTACGAGAACCCGATCTGA
- the PTK6 gene encoding protein-tyrosine kinase 6 isoform X1 codes for MVSRDQAHLGPKYVGLWDFKARTDEELSFRAGDVFHVARKEEQWWWATLLDETGGAVAQGYVPHNYLAERETVESEPWFFGCISRSEAVHRLQAEGNAAGAFLIRVSEKPSANYVLSVRDTQAVRHYKIWRRAGGRLHLNEAVSFLSLPELVNYHRVQSLSHGLRLAAPCRKHEPEPLPHWDDWERPREEFTLCRKLGSGYFGEVFEGLWKDRVQVAIKVISRDNLLHQQTLQLEIQAMKKLRHKHILALYAVVSVGDPVYIITELMAKGSLLELLRDSDEKVLPVSELLDIAWQVAEGMCYLESQNYIHRDLAARNILVGENTLCKVGDFGLARLIKVGPSGGVAGGVAGGPGASCVWSWGLGWEQDAAAALGSPGRAGRWEAAVSLVGSPFRVAHTAGPTTQPLPCSRAWFTGPALGPSDGLGASQFPVPRALPSPHTWNPRGSWAPEGGQAPVRP; via the exons ATGGTGTCCCGGGACCAGGCTCACCTGGGCCCCAAGTATGTGGGCCTCTGGGACTTCAAGGCCCGGACGGACGAGGAGCTGAGCTTCCGAGCGGGGGATGTCTTCCACGTGGCCAGGAAGGAGGAGCAGTGGTGGTGGGCCACACTGCTGGACGAGACGGGCGGGGCCGTGGCCCAGGGCTATGTGCCCCACAACTACCTGGCTGAGAGGGAGACGGTGGAGTCGGAACC GTGGTTCTTTGGCTGCATCTCCCGCTCAGAAGCTGTGCATCGGCTGCAGGCCGAGGGCAACGCCGCGGGCGCCTTCCTGATCAGGGTCAGCGAGAAGCCGAGCGCCAACTACGTCCTGTCAG TGCGGGACACGCAGGCTGTGCGGCACTACAAGATCTGGCGGCGTGCCGGGGGCCGGCTGCACCTGAACGAGGCGGTGTCCTTCCTCAGCCTGCCCGAGCTTGTGAACTACCACAGGGTCCAGAGCCTGTCCCACGGCCTGCGGCTGGCCGCGCCCTGCCGGAAG CACGAGCCTGAGCCCCTGCCCCATTGGGATGACTGggagaggccaagggaggagttCACGCTCTGCAGGAAGCTGGGGTCTGGCTACTTCGGGGAGGTCTTCGAAGGCCTCTGGAAAGACCGGGTCCAGGTGGCTATTAAGGTGATTTCTCGAG ACAACCTCCTGCACCAGCAGACGCTGCAGTTGGAGATCCAGGCCATGAAGAAGCTGCGGCACAAACACATCCTGGCGCTGTACGCCGTGGTGTCCGTGGGGGACCCCGTGTACATCATCACGGAGCTCATGGCCAAGGGCAGCCTGCTGGAGCTGCTCCGCG ACTCTGATGAGAAAGTCCTGCCCGTTTCGGAGCTGCTGGACATCGCCTGGCAGGTGGCTGAGGGCATGTGTTACCTGGAGTCCCAGAATTACATCCACCGGGACCTGGCTGCCAGGAACATCCTCGTCGGGGAAAACACCCTCTGCAAAGTTGGGGACTTCGGGTTGGCCAGGCTTATCAAGGTGGGGCCCTCAGGGGGCGTGGCCGGGGGTGTGGCCGGAGGGCCGGGGGCTTCCTGTGTGTGGAGCTGGGGACTCGGCTGGGAGCAGGATGCGGCCGCTGCCCTCGGGAGCCCAGGCCGAGCAGGGAGGTGGGAAGCCGCCGTGAGTCTGGTGGGGTCCCCATTCCGAGTGGCACACACAGCAGGGCCCACCACGCAGCCGCTGCCTTGTTCACGTGCCTGGTTCACTGGTCCAGCCCTGGGCCCCTCTGATGGCCTGGGAGCCTCCCAGTTCCCTGTCCCCCGGGCCCTCCCGTCCccacacacctggaatcccaggggAAGTTGGGCTCCTGAAGGTGGTCAGGCCCCAGTGCGGCCTTAG
- the PTK6 gene encoding protein-tyrosine kinase 6 isoform X4, whose product MVSRDQAHLGPKYVGLWDFKARTDEELSFRAGDVFHVARKEEQWWWATLLDETGGAVAQGYVPHNYLAERETVESEPWFFGCISRSEAVHRLQAEGNAAGAFLIRVSEKPSANYVLSVRDTQAVRHYKIWRRAGGRLHLNEAVSFLSLPELVNYHRVQSLSHGLRLAAPCRKHEPEPLPHWDDWERPREEFTLCRKLGSGYFGEVFEGLWKDRVQVAIKVISRDNLLHQQTLQLEIQAMKKLRHKHILALYAVVSVGDPVYIITELMAKGSLLELLRDSDEKVLPVSELLDIAWQVAEGMCYLESQNYIHRDLAARNILVGENTLCKVGDFGRKSTSPRTTMSPTSGRPPRRSPEAITPPNPTSGPLGFSCMRFSAGVRCPTQACPTTRPS is encoded by the exons ATGGTGTCCCGGGACCAGGCTCACCTGGGCCCCAAGTATGTGGGCCTCTGGGACTTCAAGGCCCGGACGGACGAGGAGCTGAGCTTCCGAGCGGGGGATGTCTTCCACGTGGCCAGGAAGGAGGAGCAGTGGTGGTGGGCCACACTGCTGGACGAGACGGGCGGGGCCGTGGCCCAGGGCTATGTGCCCCACAACTACCTGGCTGAGAGGGAGACGGTGGAGTCGGAACC GTGGTTCTTTGGCTGCATCTCCCGCTCAGAAGCTGTGCATCGGCTGCAGGCCGAGGGCAACGCCGCGGGCGCCTTCCTGATCAGGGTCAGCGAGAAGCCGAGCGCCAACTACGTCCTGTCAG TGCGGGACACGCAGGCTGTGCGGCACTACAAGATCTGGCGGCGTGCCGGGGGCCGGCTGCACCTGAACGAGGCGGTGTCCTTCCTCAGCCTGCCCGAGCTTGTGAACTACCACAGGGTCCAGAGCCTGTCCCACGGCCTGCGGCTGGCCGCGCCCTGCCGGAAG CACGAGCCTGAGCCCCTGCCCCATTGGGATGACTGggagaggccaagggaggagttCACGCTCTGCAGGAAGCTGGGGTCTGGCTACTTCGGGGAGGTCTTCGAAGGCCTCTGGAAAGACCGGGTCCAGGTGGCTATTAAGGTGATTTCTCGAG ACAACCTCCTGCACCAGCAGACGCTGCAGTTGGAGATCCAGGCCATGAAGAAGCTGCGGCACAAACACATCCTGGCGCTGTACGCCGTGGTGTCCGTGGGGGACCCCGTGTACATCATCACGGAGCTCATGGCCAAGGGCAGCCTGCTGGAGCTGCTCCGCG ACTCTGATGAGAAAGTCCTGCCCGTTTCGGAGCTGCTGGACATCGCCTGGCAGGTGGCTGAGGGCATGTGTTACCTGGAGTCCCAGAATTACATCCACCGGGACCTGGCTGCCAGGAACATCCTCGTCGGGGAAAACACCCTCTGCAAAGTTGGGGACTTCGG GAGGAAGTCTACCTCTCCCAGGACCACAATGTCCCCTACAAGTGGACGGCCCCCGAGGCGCTCTCCCGAGGCCATTACTCCACCAAATCCGACGTCTGGTCCTTTGGGATTCTCCTGCATGAGATTTTCAGCAGGGGTCAGGTGCCCTACCCAG GCATGTCCAACCACGAGGCCTTCCTGA
- the PTK6 gene encoding protein-tyrosine kinase 6 isoform X3, translating into MVSRDQAHLGPKYVGLWDFKARTDEELSFRAGDVFHVARKEEQWWWATLLDETGGAVAQGYVPHNYLAERETVESEPWFFGCISRSEAVHRLQAEGNAAGAFLIRVSEKPSANYVLSVRDTQAVRHYKIWRRAGGRLHLNEAVSFLSLPELVNYHRVQSLSHGLRLAAPCRKHEPEPLPHWDDWERPREEFTLCRKLGSGYFGEVFEGLWKDRVQVAIKVISRDNLLHQQTLQLEIQAMKKLRHKHILALYAVVSVGDPVYIITELMAKGSLLELLRDSDEKVLPVSELLDIAWQVAEGMCYLESQNYIHRDLAARNILVGENTLCKVGDFGRKSTSPRTTMSPTSGRPPRRSPEAITPPNPTSGPLGFSCMRFSAGVRCPTQVLPSVSLTGHGRQSGGGPR; encoded by the exons ATGGTGTCCCGGGACCAGGCTCACCTGGGCCCCAAGTATGTGGGCCTCTGGGACTTCAAGGCCCGGACGGACGAGGAGCTGAGCTTCCGAGCGGGGGATGTCTTCCACGTGGCCAGGAAGGAGGAGCAGTGGTGGTGGGCCACACTGCTGGACGAGACGGGCGGGGCCGTGGCCCAGGGCTATGTGCCCCACAACTACCTGGCTGAGAGGGAGACGGTGGAGTCGGAACC GTGGTTCTTTGGCTGCATCTCCCGCTCAGAAGCTGTGCATCGGCTGCAGGCCGAGGGCAACGCCGCGGGCGCCTTCCTGATCAGGGTCAGCGAGAAGCCGAGCGCCAACTACGTCCTGTCAG TGCGGGACACGCAGGCTGTGCGGCACTACAAGATCTGGCGGCGTGCCGGGGGCCGGCTGCACCTGAACGAGGCGGTGTCCTTCCTCAGCCTGCCCGAGCTTGTGAACTACCACAGGGTCCAGAGCCTGTCCCACGGCCTGCGGCTGGCCGCGCCCTGCCGGAAG CACGAGCCTGAGCCCCTGCCCCATTGGGATGACTGggagaggccaagggaggagttCACGCTCTGCAGGAAGCTGGGGTCTGGCTACTTCGGGGAGGTCTTCGAAGGCCTCTGGAAAGACCGGGTCCAGGTGGCTATTAAGGTGATTTCTCGAG ACAACCTCCTGCACCAGCAGACGCTGCAGTTGGAGATCCAGGCCATGAAGAAGCTGCGGCACAAACACATCCTGGCGCTGTACGCCGTGGTGTCCGTGGGGGACCCCGTGTACATCATCACGGAGCTCATGGCCAAGGGCAGCCTGCTGGAGCTGCTCCGCG ACTCTGATGAGAAAGTCCTGCCCGTTTCGGAGCTGCTGGACATCGCCTGGCAGGTGGCTGAGGGCATGTGTTACCTGGAGTCCCAGAATTACATCCACCGGGACCTGGCTGCCAGGAACATCCTCGTCGGGGAAAACACCCTCTGCAAAGTTGGGGACTTCGG GAGGAAGTCTACCTCTCCCAGGACCACAATGTCCCCTACAAGTGGACGGCCCCCGAGGCGCTCTCCCGAGGCCATTACTCCACCAAATCCGACGTCTGGTCCTTTGGGATTCTCCTGCATGAGATTTTCAGCAGGGGTCAGGTGCCCTACCCAGGTACTGCCCTCAGTGTCCCTGACTGGGCATGGGAGGCAGAGTGGGGGAGGTCCTAGGTAG